The following proteins come from a genomic window of Nicotiana tomentosiformis chromosome 12, ASM39032v3, whole genome shotgun sequence:
- the LOC138903305 gene encoding uncharacterized protein: MAVDDDTSDSTSSPNVNKDTLDSTNPLYMHPSESAGSTLVPVVFDVTGYRSWRRGILRGLSVKNKVGFITEKCKKPDSDHPTFEQWERCDDMVTSWIINSLSKDLADSLQYVVDAKELWQELEDRYDQTNGAKLYQLERKINDLSQGTLDITGYYTKIKKLWEELNTLNTHAQCKYQCTCGAKANMHKAEQDRRLIRFLIGLNEVYIVVRGSILMMNPLPSIAQAFSILIQEEKQREVMPSNHLMMESASMNVSGLANPVFRTNYAQQRNTTGNNSYRGSYPSNRSHLFCDYCKKQGHTKDKCYKLHGFPQDFKFTKGKSTASAASVHGGPEGIVPRGCSEVGARNQSMGIQNLTKEQYN; this comes from the coding sequence ATGGCGGTAGATGACGATACTTCGGATTCAACTAGTTCACCAAATGTAAACAAGGATACGTTAGATTCGACCAATCCCTTGTACATGCATCCTTCAGAGAGTGCCGGATCGACACTAGTGCCGGTGGTATTTGACGTAACTGGTTATAGATCCTGGAGAAGAGGCATCCTCAGAGGTCTCTCAGTGAAGAATAAGGTCGGTTTCATCACCGAAAAATGTAAGAAGCCAGATTCCGACCATCCGACATTTGAACAATGGGAGAGATGCGACGACATGGTCACATCGTGGATTATCAACTCACTTTCAAAGGATTTGGCAGATAGCTTACAGTATGTGGTCGATGCCAAGGAATTGTGGCAGGAACTGGAGGATAGGTACGATCAGACGAATGGAGCAAAATTGTACCAGCTTGAAAGGAAAATTAACGACCTAAGTCAGGGAACCCTAGACATTACAGGATATtatacaaaaataaagaagctttgGGAAGAGTTAAACACATTGAATACACATGCACAATGTAAGTACCAGTGTACTTGTGGTGCCAAGGCAAATATGCACAAGGCTGAACAAGACAGAAGGCTAATTAGGTTTCTAATAGGTTTAAACGAGGTCTACATAGTTGTGAGAGGAAGCATTTTGATGATGAATCCACTGCCCAGTATTGCACAAGCCTTTTCTATCCTGATCCAGGAAGAAAAACAAAGGGAAGTTATGCCAAGTAACCATCTGATGATGGAGTCTGCTTCAATGAATGTCAGTGGTCTTGCAAATCCAGTTTTTAGGACAAATTATGCTCAACAGAGGAACACTACAGGAAACAACTCATACAGAGGCAGTTATCCATCCAACAGGTCACACCTATTTTGTGACTATTGCAAGAAGCAAGGGCACACTAAGGATAAATGCTACAAACTACACGGATTTCCCCAGGACTTCAAATTCACTAAAGGAAAAAGTACGGCATCCGCTGCAAGTGTGCATGGAGGACCTGAAGGGATAGTTCCTAGAGGATGCAGTGAAGTTGGTGCTAGAAATCAAAGCATGGGGATTCAAAACCTGACAAAGGAGCAATATAATTAG